The window GTCCACGCGATCTGCCCGCAAGGGGTGCGCACCGACATGCTGACCGCCGCGGGCTCGGCGGGCGAACTCGTCCTCGCGCCGACCGCGATCGAGCCCGAAGCGGTCGCTGACGCGCTGTTCGACGGCATGGAGAAGGGCCGGTTCTTGATCCTCCCGCACCCCGAGGTCGCCGACTTCTACGCCGCCCGCGCCACCGAGCCGGACCGCTGGCTGAGCGGCATGAACCACCTCCAGCAGAAATGGGAAACCCGGTGACCACGTACGGATCCTCGTACGGAACCCCGTACGGCTCCGCGTACGCCGCCAAGCCCTGGCTCGGGCTGCTCGCCCCCGTCCAGCGGGCGCCCGTGACTCCGCCGCCCACCGTCCTGCACGCCTTCCGCGAGGCCGTCGCCCGGGCCCCCGAGCGCACCGCGCTGGCCTACTTCGACGGCCGGATCGGCTACGCCGAGGCCGACGCGCTCTCCGACTCCGTCGCCGGTCACCTCGCGGCGCGGGGCGTCCGCCGCGGGGACCGGGTCGCGGTCATGCTGCAGAACACCCCGCACTTCGTGCTCGCCGTACTCGCCGCCTGGAAGGCCGGGGCCGTCGTCGTCCCGCTCAACCCGATGTACAAGTCCGGCGAAGTCGCGCACGTCCTGGGCGACTCCGGGGCCGCCGCGCTGGTCTGCGACGGCCGCGCGTGGGAGGCGTACCTGTGCGAGGCCGTGCGGGGCAGCGCCGTGCGGACCGTCCTGACCAGCTCGGACCAGGACTTCCAGACCCGGAACGACCCGCGGATCTTCCCTCCGGCGCCCACCCGGCCCGCCCCGCAGGACGCGCCGTCCGCGCCGGACCCCGTCCCCGGGCCGTCGGATCAGGCGGTCGGCGAGACCGTCGGCGAGACGGTCGGCCAGGCGCGCGGTCGGACGGCCCTCGCAGGCGCCCCGGCGGACCCCCATGTCGCCGACCTCGCCACCGTGGCCCGCGGCACGCGCCCCGCGCCGCAGGACCCGGGCCTCACCGCCGCCGACACCGCCCTCATCAGCTACACCTCCGGCACCAGCGGCACCCCCAAGGGCGCGATGAACCCGCACGGCGCGCTCACGTACAACGCCGTACGGCAGGTCACCGCCCACCCCCTCCCCGAAGGCGCCACCTACTTCGCCCTCGCACCCCTCTTCCACATCACCGGCATGGTCTGCGAGCTCACCGCCTCCTTCGCCAACGGCGGCACCCTCGTCCTCGCCCACCGCTTCGACGCCGGAGCCGTCCTCGACGCCTTCCTGGAGCACCGCCCCGCCTACACCGTCGGCCCGGCCACCGCCTTCATGGCCCTCGCCGCGCACCCCGTCGCCACCCCGGACCACTTCGCCTCGTTCCAGGTGATCTCCTCCGGCGGCGCCCCGCTCCCGCCCGCCCTCGTCGAGCGGCTGCGCACCGCCTTCGGCTTCTACCTCCGCAACGGCTACGGCCTCACCGAGTGCACCGCCCCCTGCGCCAGCGTGCCCGTGCACCTCGAAGCCCCCGTCGACCCCGCCTCCGGCACCCTCTCCGTGGGCCTGCCCGGCGCCGACACCGTCGTGCGCATCCTCGACGAGCACGGCGCCGAGGTGCCCTTCGGCGAGACCGGCGAGATAGCCGTCCGCGGCCCCCAGGTCGTGCCCGGCTACTGGGGACTGCCCGCGGACACCGCCGAGGCCTTCCCGGACGGCGAACTGCGCACCGGGGACGTCGGTTTCATGGACCCGGACGGCTGGCTCTACGTCGTCGACCGGAAGAAGGACATGATCAACGCCTCCGGCTTCAAGGTCTGGCCGCGCGAGGTCGAGGACGTGCTCTACACCCACCCCGCCGTCCGCGAGGCGGCGGTGGTCGGCGTCCCCGACCCCTACCGCGGGGAGAGCGTCAAGGCGTACGTGAGCCTGCGCCCCGGCACCTCGGCCGAACCGCAGGAGCTCTCCGCCTACTGCGCCGCGCGCATCGCCGCGTACAAATACCCGCGCCAGGTGGAGGTCCTGCCTGTCCTTCCGAAGACGACCAGTGGCAAGATCCTGCGACGGGAACTGCGCGATCGCGGCTGAAAACAGTCGGACGGTCGTACAGCTGGTCGCAGTGCAGTGACCAGGCAGGAATGAGGAAGGGAAGGTCAGCGCCATGGCGGCCAGGACCACG of the Streptomyces sp. NBC_01294 genome contains:
- a CDS encoding class I adenylate-forming enzyme family protein, whose translation is MGNPVTTYGSSYGTPYGSAYAAKPWLGLLAPVQRAPVTPPPTVLHAFREAVARAPERTALAYFDGRIGYAEADALSDSVAGHLAARGVRRGDRVAVMLQNTPHFVLAVLAAWKAGAVVVPLNPMYKSGEVAHVLGDSGAAALVCDGRAWEAYLCEAVRGSAVRTVLTSSDQDFQTRNDPRIFPPAPTRPAPQDAPSAPDPVPGPSDQAVGETVGETVGQARGRTALAGAPADPHVADLATVARGTRPAPQDPGLTAADTALISYTSGTSGTPKGAMNPHGALTYNAVRQVTAHPLPEGATYFALAPLFHITGMVCELTASFANGGTLVLAHRFDAGAVLDAFLEHRPAYTVGPATAFMALAAHPVATPDHFASFQVISSGGAPLPPALVERLRTAFGFYLRNGYGLTECTAPCASVPVHLEAPVDPASGTLSVGLPGADTVVRILDEHGAEVPFGETGEIAVRGPQVVPGYWGLPADTAEAFPDGELRTGDVGFMDPDGWLYVVDRKKDMINASGFKVWPREVEDVLYTHPAVREAAVVGVPDPYRGESVKAYVSLRPGTSAEPQELSAYCAARIAAYKYPRQVEVLPVLPKTTSGKILRRELRDRG